Part of the Nicotiana sylvestris chromosome 2, ASM39365v2, whole genome shotgun sequence genome, cacacacacacacacacatatatatatatatatatatatatatatatatgtatatatacttaTATATGTGTGTTGTTGAATCTCTTTGACATAAAGAAAGATTTTAATATGGTGTCAGTGTTGGTTGAAAAATTGTTTTAGGTCATAGATTCAAATTCCTGTTGTGACATGCTTCGTTTCTTTTTGAATCCAATCCCCTTTTTAAAATATGCGGTCTCCGCTACTGTATATGTTGTATCTAAGTTTAAACCATCTGATGATGTTAATTTTGCATGAGATTTGCAGGATGCATATGCACTTTGCCGTGTATTCAAGAAGAGTTTGAATGCCCCAAAAAGTGGAGATCATTATGCTAGTGATCGATCCTCTAGCATTGATGTGTATACTGAGGGATCAAGGTTTGATGATATGGATCAGAGTTCTGACTATGGAATGCCATCAGCAGCaacaagctcatccatggctgtcCATGGTTCTCCATTAATGAATGTTGCTGGTCCAAGTCATGATGATAAATGGATGCAATACTTATCTGATGAAGCTTTCACTTCCATTAATCCTTCATTTCCCACTAGTAATGGAGCTTTTCCATATCACCCTTCTAAGGTAATGCCCACTAAAATTAGAATATTAGTATGACGAAATCACGAAATAATGAATAAACCAAAAAATAAGCAAAACAAAATAGAGCTTCCTTTTGGTtagcttttttttattttcagctTTTGCTTTTAAGAGTTTTACTTAATTACCTTGATACAGTAAAAATTAAAGATAATCAAATCACCTAAACGATAAGTACATGTAACCATTCATAAAAAGTAAGATTAGTAATCTAACAAAATAATGAGATTGTTTGGTACAATATGTTAAAATATCATTGTTTTTAACAGTGCTGTCAATGTATTTAAGTCAAATCCTTTTCTGTATTCTCGTTTCTAATTTGTgttttttattaaattaaaggTTGATATAGCATTAGAGTGTGCGAGGTTGCAGCATAGGTTTGCCTTACCTCCATTGGAGGTGCAAGATTTTCCCCAAGTGGGCTATGTTGATTCTCAATCAAATGATCATCTTATGTATCATCAAAGCACAAATCAAACGGATATTGTACAAGAAATCCTATCCGTTGCCCAAGCTTCACATGATATTACAAATCAAGATTCATGGGGTGGAAATTACAATTATGCTCCTCCTAGTGAtgacttttcttttcttcctcacAATAATCAAATCCATGACTTGGATAATTCCTTCAATTTCATGGAACAACTAAAGGAAGATCACAATGCTAGGTCCATTGCAGTCACTGATTTTGATGACAAGGTAATTCATGTTACTAATCTATGCAAtcaactttattttatttttttgcattaTTTCTTAAAATCCAATATGCTTAATTAGATAAGTAACTTGTTTTCTGGCCAGACTTTTCTTGCGGACTACAAGACGGTTCCAATAGAAAATATTTCAGGTCCCCATAAAGAAGAACAAGACCTCCAAGGTATTACAAATGTTTCTTCTTTTGATTTAGTTCTTTTCGTTTTGCTTTTAACTTATTATTGCTATATAAACAATTTATTCATGCAATATGCACTAGCTATAAGTACATTTTAACATTTTATAGCAAGTAGCGCGTCTTATTTTTCAAGTTATTAATGTTAAAGTATAGTAATAGTGCAAATTTACTATATTGTCAGTGTACAAAAGTTAAACTGTTTGTACTCTGATTACAGGAGAAGCCAGTGGTATGCATAACAGCTTGAATGAAAGAGAAGCAAACAATTTCTCATTAGGATTTGGTAATGACAGCTTCTTGAATGATGAAGACACAGATGGTTTTTCAAATTCCCCAAGTTTTGAAGTTTATGAGAAAATTGAAGTGAGCCAAGGATTGTTTGTTGCCACAAGGCAAGCAGCCAACACATTCTATCATCAAGTGGTGCCTTCAAAAACAGTTACAGTACACAGAGACCTAGTCCCAGTACTAGTGCATGACTTTCCcataagaaaaatacaagaaaatgCAACTTTGCTTGATACATTTATGGCATTTTCAAGGAAAACACTATCAGGAGTTATGAGAGTCACTAGGCCTTGGAAAGGAAAAGTAAGCACTTTGGTTCATATGATTGCACCGTTATATACATTTTGGAGTATTTTGGGGATTGCTTAAATTAGGAGAAGGGAAATTTAATTTCCACAGTGGTTGTGCAAATTAATCAAATGACCTAATTTCACCCTTGTATTAATTAGCGATCTTTCCACCATTTGGTTGCACCACATTAATTGTCCGATCCCTTCTTCCCTTTGTAGTTTGTACCATTTTTTACTTGTACTTTTGTTTTCTAAAGATTAACCTCTTGTAATGCTAACCACAATTAATTGTTGTTAGGGGAAAGCTTAACTTAAGGCCCCTTAAAAATTGACACCAATATAAGTTCTTGATATAGATTGTATATGTTCTTTTCATATCTACTAATCATGCTATATTCATAGCGAATTTTTTTAGTACAGCCTATCAATAATGCTTTGGTCTGGATCACGTGCTGTTATTCAGTGTGTATGATGTctttgtttacccttaaaatggataacaattaaatttatatgtgaTTTTAAGAATATGTTGATTGATTCAATACAAGTAATCAAGAATGTTAGATAAATGAATCAAAGATAAACAAATAACCGAACCAGTTGTGACGTTAAGTTCAGGCTCGGATTTAAGCTTACCAATAGTTCTGCCCTCAACCAGACCCTCGATTCGGAGCCAAATATGTATGAAGAactattattaaaataaaaaaaattcaatagcTAGAAAGCAGAGAAATAAGTTTGTGTTGCCTTGATATGCGTGTTATAATGTATATTGAATGAAAAAGATTCCCCTTTATTGAGTGGAGAGTTTCATCCCTAGTACAACtctaaaaagataaaaaaatcctCTTTTCTCGTCAATTATTAATATGCTACCGATGTCGGGCGAGATTCACGCTGTGATATCTGGTTGGGTGCAGATATCACAGCTTTCTTGTTTGTCGTGTGAGACCATTCACATCACTTTTCGAGGTTTAGGAGCTCGCTCTAGGTCCGAGGGGTGTTGTCTTGCCAGGCCCGGTGGCGAGCACTCTGTTCAGCCCCTAGTACGAGAAGTCCCTGGCTTGGATTCTGATCCCATGCAGTCATATCTTCGCTTCATTTGACCCACCGGGAAATCAGGGTATATGTTACCCTCAGTTTTactcgtatacagatagtcctctcGTTTCTGAAAGAGTGGGTTTGCCGAACCGATGGGAAACGATAGATGTTCCCAGGTTCCTTCCTTCGTACGTTACAACTGAGACAACGAATGAGCCGAAACATCCCATCAGTCGCGTCGTTCTGACTTCCGACACGTGTCAATCATCGGCTGGTCGCTTCCGAATGTGAAACATCGCGTAATGATTATGCTTTCTCCTATAAAAGCTTCAACCTTTTGTATCTTATCCACTTTCCAGTCTTAGCTCTTGTATTCGAATTCCCTAGCAGTTTCTAACTCTTTTAAATCTTCATCTTGTTACCTCtaaccttcaaatcttcataattGTTCATAAGTTTCTACCCAGATCTTCATCCTACCTTCAAACCTTCATACATTTTCTTGGATTTTCAACCCAGAAACTCATATCTTCACTTTCAAACTTCAAATCTTCATAAGCTCTTTCCAAATGTTCACATATTTTTCAGCTTTACGATGGCCAAGACTTCCAAATCAGT contains:
- the LOC104216722 gene encoding NAC domain-containing protein 54-like, with product MAPVSLPPGFRFHPTDEELVAYYLKRKINGRKIELEVIPEVDLYKCEPWDLPDKSLLPSKDMEWYFFSPRDRKYPNGTRTNRATKAGYWKATGKDRKVNSQMRPIGMKKTLVYYRGRAPHGTRTGWVMHEYRLEERECEVANGMQDAYALCRVFKKSLNAPKSGDHYASDRSSSIDVYTEGSRFDDMDQSSDYGMPSAATSSSMAVHGSPLMNVAGPSHDDKWMQYLSDEAFTSINPSFPTSNGAFPYHPSKVDIALECARLQHRFALPPLEVQDFPQVGYVDSQSNDHLMYHQSTNQTDIVQEILSVAQASHDITNQDSWGGNYNYAPPSDDFSFLPHNNQIHDLDNSFNFMEQLKEDHNARSIAVTDFDDKTFLADYKTVPIENISGPHKEEQDLQGEASGMHNSLNEREANNFSLGFGNDSFLNDEDTDGFSNSPSFEVYEKIEVSQGLFVATRQAANTFYHQVVPSKTVTVHRDLVPVLVHDFPIRKIQENATLLDTFMAFSRKTLSGVMRVTRPWKGKVSTLVHMIAPLYTFWSILGIA